The Glycine soja cultivar W05 chromosome 9, ASM419377v2, whole genome shotgun sequence sequence GGCAAAAATggtcaagaaaagaaaaaatgacaaaggaaaaggAATGCATCTTCCAAGATAATCCAATCtggatatttatttttatttttttatttcatttcttttggttttaattttgtattcagTTTCTCCTCTCATTTATTCAatgccaattttttttactaaactgTAATTTTAATCCTCCTATTTCACTTAATCCGTAATTTTGTTCCATTAAAAAATTCAGACAGTTTTGGCACCATCCACAACGTGCCCTATGCTGATGATGTTGTTCGCGTGAGTGTGGTGGAAGTTATTTTCGGTGATGCGGAGGTTCCAATCCCTACATCAGAAATAAAGTTTGTCAAAGAAGCTTTAGGTAGTTTTGTTCCATGGCCAACACATTTGGTCAAACCCATCTTGCCTGAGGTACGTAATAACATTAAttcctataatttaaaatggTTACTTACGTAAgtcttttttaaatgttttgtaCTCCTGTAGGAAGCAGAGAAGGATGTGAGCTCACCATTGAAGACTGTTGAGGAGGAAAAGGCAGCTGAGGTTATTGATCCATTGGGAGTGTTGGTGAAGAACTTGTTCGATATTTACCAAAGGCCTGTTGAGGTGTCATGGGATGGTGCTAAATTTGGGATCAATAATGTCAAAGATGGCTTCTTCATCACACACGCTGATGTGATCGAGATAATATTAGGAGACAAGTGTTTAAACATCTCCATTCTACAGCTATGGCTTATGTAAGTGTATACCCATATTAGCTCAAACATTTGTACACTGTAGAATTGAGTTAGCTACCTTAAATAACCTATTAACTGTATTTTATGACACCATGAATTTTACATAGGTTTATTCATGATTGGAGTGCGAGCATTGGTTATGGACCATTGTATGGGTTCCTTGAACCTCAGTGTATCCACAATGCAAGCAGTAGACGTCAAGAGTGTGAAAATTACATTGGAAGGTGGTTGAAGGAAGCAGGAAAACAAATTTACATAGCACCTTATTTAAACCAGTAAGTTGAGCAAATAATGTTGGTCGAGTACGGTAATGTTTAACATATTGACTTAATGAAGTATCTTTACCTGTTCAAGGCCCATTGGCAGCTCGTTGTATTGTGCCCAGGCGACAATGTAGtggtttggttttgttctttgaaGAAGAAGCCGGATGCTGCCATCAAGGGTGCAGTAAACAGGTTAGTGCTGCCTCTACCGTGCCTCAATACTCCTACAGCAAACCACCAATGATCGTAATGCTTTGTTTCTATTTTGAAAATAGTGCAATGAAATCAGTCACCAAAACTGCAGAGGGAAAGCCACCTCAGCATGGGCCTCAGTGGATTGAAGCAAAGGTAcatgtttatttaaattccaaATGCCATATGGATGTCATTTCTGTTTGCGTTGACTGAATTCACAACGTAATGTGTGTGCGTATGTCGTGTGGAGTCATGTTCAAACAGGAAATTACAAGTGTGGATACTATGTTATGCAATGGATATGGTGCATCGTAAGTGGTGGATTGAAGGATGACTGGATTCACGTATGTTTCTGATTATTGATTTACTTGTTAATGTAATTAGACGTCATTACTTTTTACCTGATGCTATGTGATTTACTAATAAATTCATATATACATGTGCAGTGGTTTTCTGATCGATCACCACTAACAGAAGAGACCATGACCACACTCCGGCATAAATGGGCGGCCTATTTTATCCAAATGAAGAAATGCGAACCaagataaaatttgataacTTAGGAACAGTTTTCGTGTAGGCCAGAATTTTATTTGTCTGCTGAGAACAGTACATTGTTTAGATAACTTGAGTTgtatattgaatttaattttctctcAGCTTGAACAATTTCCTATCCAGCCCTTCAATGTGGCCGTGTGCTTGAACAGTATATTGTTTTAGTTAATGCTTGAGTTGTATActgaatttaattttctctctGCTTTTTGTTTCACTTAACATTTGATAACTAACTTTTTTGCTTGTACTTAATTGTCTATCATAATGTTGTCGTGTCATTAACTTTTACTGCTACAATTGCTGACTTTAAACCCAGCTAGGTAACTTATGCTCAGGGTGGTGCTAACAAGGACTACAAGGAGGTACCCCCACCTCCTTTGTTTAAACCTATAGGTGACCTGAAATTACTATCAGGGTGGTGGTCACTTTGTTGTTCCTCTAAATTACCATATTTAAGTCTATGATCTATTGGGTTtgtttgttcttgttgttgctaCAGGGGGACACATCAACCAAGCTGTGACCTTCAACAGATCTTATTACAAGGTAATCACTTCAATGAACAAATGGTTGAGCCACTAGGGATCCTTAATTAAGCTCTGTGTCTTAATTTAATGACTTTAAAATCAACAGATATTATATATCATGCATGTATCCTTCTAAGAAGCATTTTCATCTGCTTTTAGGATTTTCAAAGTGCTTATATCATCTTTTTATTCCTTAATTATGTGCTCTTATGATTAAATTTGActaattaaatgtatatttcTCCCGATTATTATGATCAGGTTCAAATTATAGGACAATTGTGCACGTACTATAACCTGAACAGCCATCCACAAGGCTTGGGTTAAAAATAAAACCGTGGAACCAGCACATTATTACTGCACAAtttgctgttaaaaaaaaaacattccacGACGGTTCTAAGGAAACGACCATCGTAGAAACGTGATGTTTCTAAGACGGACCTACAAAGCAAACCATAGTAGTATTAATTCCCTATTTTACGACGGTCGTCGGCAACAGAAGACCGTAGTAGTATGAATACAAGTCTACGACGGTCCATGCCGTACAACCGTCATAGAACACGTTTATCTCAACGACGGTGTTGTTACGTGACCGTAGTAGTATTAACACCGTCTCTTACGACGGTCATCCACAACAAAACACCGTTGTAGTGATAGGACCCTTCTACGACGGTTCTGGGTAGACAACCGTCGTAGTTTGTTGTTACTTCTACGACGGTGGTGTCCCCATGCCCGTCGTAGTCTGTTGTTACTTCTACGACGAGGCTGTTGACAGCCGTGTTTGAATTGTGGACCTTTCTACGACGGTCCTTTGGAAACAACCGTCGTAGAACAAGATTATGTCTACGACGGTGCTGTCCTTATGGCCGTCGTAGTCTCTAGTAAGTTCTAAAGATAGGGCTGACCGACAGCTCGTCTTAGAATTCTGTAATATCTACGACGTTTTTctataaccgtctttgaaagccATCGAATTTATTACGTCGTCGCAGACAACGACGGTCTTCAACCAACGTAGTATACCCATTTTAACCGACGTTGAATTctgcttttgtagtagtgatttggtctcttatttcttaaaattgagGACTTTGGTTTAGCTGTTAAATATGAGGTGTtaagtattaaataaagaattttaaccatttaatttaataagattttaattaaaattaaaaagtttctTTAAACTCACCTAAATCGAACCCCTAGGCCCAAACCTTGTCTTCCTTAACTCATCTTCCTGGATCGTAAATCCCAAGTAATGATAATTCagtaagtaaaaaatattttaaattttaaccttgcatattttgaagtaatgcatattttaatttggattaactaataacattaatatattttgattcaaaattACAATGTATTCATATTAAGAtaagtatataaatattaagtaaatataaatttaatttttatttttattatttacatatatcttttaaaatataataattaattaaatctccAACTGATTATTTATATTACACAATTGCCTACAATTAAGAAGCAGTTTTAaaattgactttttttatttgtaaataaaaaggcAAGTCTAAGATGAaagtaaatttcattttaaaattagtaaataaaGATTTTGTCACGTGGGAGTATCCCAATCAACATTCTCTTCTTTAAGACTTTAACCgtcatttttcttcaattttttcttgtaaTAGGTTTGGAATCACTCAAGAGATGTCCCTTCATGTTGTTCATGACTGTATAAAGGCGAGAAGAATCTGATTAATGTTGTTTGATGACTTATAATATGTAGGATTTCTTTAATCAAGATGTCATTGCATTACATGCATAGCTTCTTCATTATTTACATGCATAGCTTCTTTAATCAAGATATCATTGCAGTGATATGCTAGCTCATTTGAAAGGCCAAAAACGTTGAGATTTTTATAGATAAAGTTTGGCCTCCTTTTGACTTATTGTCACTAGAATTGAATCCCTAAGCAGGGGCCTCCCCCATTAAGATCTTTTATGTGTTGTGCacttatcaaaattcaaaagttgTCCTATGTCAAGGTCGATATGGACAAGGTGAACTCCTAGATCTCGCACATCAGACTGATAGTTCCTTTGTTAAGAGGACAAGAGAGGAGATCTACAAAACAAAGGGCTTTAACGCTCAAGTAAGTACATGAGTTAGGAGAGTATGAAAATAGTGAGATGAAACTTGATACTTATAGAATGGAGTGGAAGCTACGGGTCCTTGTTTGTAAGGGCTGTTACGGTGGTCTAACAGCCCTCGCAAATAATGGTCAGCTTATAGATAATAGCTAATAGATGATTTATGGCTTATAGATAATATTTACCTTATAGATAAGTACCTATCACGAGATAAAGAGATtgcaatatattaaaataatataacggTTAAAGATAACATGTCAGTTGAGAGCCCAACTGCTAAGAGCGTAACATTCGTGCTCCTTTGCCAGGACTAACATGGAGGGTTGATGTGTGTTTCAGAGTGCTATGTAACTTGACATGTGTATTTTGTGGCCCCTAGATAGTACATAAGCCCCCCAAGCTCTGAGTCGGCTTACGGGCGAACGAGGTTACCCAATGTCAAAGGAGATTGTCTTGTGTCAAGGGAGATTATTTGGCATAGTAGCCTTGACAAGTAGAAGGGTTACGAGTTTGTCAAGCCCTTAAGCATGGACAAGATTCGTCTGGTGTCGAGAGTGGTAACCTTGACAAGTGCAAGAGTTGTAGGTATGTGAGGTTTGTCAAGCCCCCAGCCTAGACAAGTGTTGTCCAGGCTACTTCTGTCAAGTTTGCCTAGGGTGGATATACTTTTGCAGGTGAGGTCTGACATGTTAGGTGAGTGAGGTCTCTGTATTTGacaaattttctcttttttgaccATTAGGGAATGCATTGAAGACAAACGTTTCACTTATCCTTTTGCTGTAGGCGAATGCAATGCACGCGTGTTGCTCTTGCATATATGTCACTCGTGGAGTGGGCACGAACTAGAGACGCGGATTGTGGGTGAGTGGAGTTGTGTCGTGGTGTGAAATTTTATGGCACCATTTTACCTTTTGCCAATTACCGAAAAGTCTGCCTCCACTTTAAATGGAGTGGATGTTTGATTTCTTATCGTCACCATTGTATCTTCGAGGTCTTAGGTCTGGTTCTTCCTTTCACCATATTCTAGTGTGCTCTGCTTGAGCACTTGAACGGTGAGGACCTTTGAGATTTTGTGTCCCTTCTTCAACATTTGGCCCAATGTACCagtgtttttttactttttccagATGAAGTTGACAAGCAAGATTGGTTGGGTCTCCTTGAACAATATGTCCAAGAAGCTATTCGAGTGTGACTCGAACGTGTTTCACTGTTTCAAGGAAAATTTCTTCAAGGTCCAGGCTACTGACATCATGGCTGATGGCTTACCATTAATGTTCAACGAGGATGGGGAGCCCCGCTTCCCGTTCTACTGGCAGTCTAATCCCACCAGGTTTAAGTCATTTAACAAGGATTTGTTAACCCTTGTAAAGAAGGTTGACAAGGCTATATTGGAGCAATTGTCGGTCTCACTGGATGCGTGGGCAATTTTGTCTCTTCCTTCGGTGAACGAATGATCATTTCGCTTCCTTGGATGGTAACGTGCCTTACCTTGTCTTCTTTTGTGTCTAAGGTAGGTGTCGACCTAGCCTAACACTTGTtgtgttattgttgtttgttttgCAAGTATTATGGGTGACTTCTCTTGGAGGCCCTTAGTGAAGAAGGTTGGACTTGCTAGTGGGACTACACCATTGCCTGTTGTCGTTCCTACTACTAGAGAAGGGAGTTAACTTGCTGTTGAGGTTGGCCCTACTACTGAAGTTGTTGAGGTCTCCCCTAGCGTTCCTTCCTCTGTTATGGCTAAGAGGAAGCAAGATGACAACATTGGGGTGTCAAGCTATAAGAAATTGAGAGCCCCTTTTAGCCTTCGTGCACTGAGGTAGGCTGTATGGTTGACAACTGGTTCAGGTCACCCCTCAAGTTTGCAAGATCTACCTCCAACTTCATCGGCCATCCAGGCTTCTACTCCTAATGCTGCTactattgttgttgcttctaCTTCTCCACCTCCTTCTGTTGTGTTTGTTCAGGAGGTCGCTCCTACTGCTGAAGTTAGTGCACCAATCGCTTTGGTTGGTCCTGTTGTGGCTCCTTCATCCACTGTCGTTGCATCCTTGCTGAGTGCCAGTGTGATGACCGCAAGTGCTCCCAAGATTTCACCTCCTCCTTCTTTAGCTCTGCCAGTTCCCCTTTCAGCTGTGTTGGCATCGCCATCGCCTTCCACCTCCTCTCACCCCCCATGTTTCTTTAGATCACATCTACACCTCTTGAGATGTTGATTTGCTATGGGGTGTAGGTTACAAGCCTAAGCAGAAGACTCCAGTTGGCTTTGTGTCaacctttgataaaaaaatcttatccaGTCAGTTGGGGTCCAGAAGGTTATTGATTCTGCCAAGGTTTTCCTCTAGCGAAGTTTGGTGATCATGGAAGAGAATGGCCAAAGGCACCAAGAGGCCCTAAGTAAGGTGGCATCCTTAGAGGCTGAGGTTGCCAAATGGAGGGTCACTACTCGTATAGTTTGGAGAGTGGAGTTCCCTAAGGTGGCCAATGCCACTGTCACCTTCGTTGAGGTCGTGAAGTCAAATCATCAACTGTCCTTCAAGATTGGGGGTATTTTTGCCAAGTTGTTGTGCATCAGGTTAGATGGTGATGAGCTATTTGAGCACTACAAGGGCTTATAGAAGGAGAAAAATGAATTGGCTGAAAAAGGTGAAAAACATTGTGACAGAGAAGGATGACCTTACCAAGATGGTGGTGGACCTTGAGGCCTGGCTGAATGTATCGGATTCTAGGTCATAGGAGTCCGAGTTGTGGGCGTCCAAGGAGAGGAAGGCCAACAAAAAACTTGAAGAGGAGCTACTGATGTACAAGAAGGAGGCCGTGGAGCAACATGAAAAGGGCTTTCATTAGGCCGTAAGGAAGGCCGAGTTCTTCGCCAAGGACCTTGACTTGGGTCTTTTTGACCCATTCAAGTACGTGAAGGACAGTGTTCTGCTTGATGAGGAAGAGATAATTGCTGAGGAGGAGATCAACGAGGAGTAGGATGTTGAGGAGCAAGATGATTATGCCAATGTTTAGGctgccttttatttttatttttttcctttacttGGATTTTGGCCATAATGGCTATGTAATTATGACAATTCTTATTTTGACAATGAATTAGCTTTCCTTTGTTGACGAATTTTTGTCCAATATGT is a genomic window containing:
- the LOC114425854 gene encoding uncharacterized protein LOC114425854, which translates into the protein MFIHDWSASIGYGPLYGFLEPQCIHNASSRRQECENYIGRWLKEAGKQIYIAPYLNQAHWQLVVLCPGDNVVVWFCSLKKKPDAAIKGAVNSAMKSVTKTAEGKPPQHGPQWIEAKVHVYLNSKCHMDVISVCVD
- the LOC114368158 gene encoding mucin-7-like — protein: MGDFSWRPLVKKVGLASGTTPLPVVVPTTREGSHPSSLQDLPPTSSAIQASTPNAATIVVASTSPPPSVVFVQEVAPTAEVSAPIALVGPVVAPSSTVVASLLSASVMTASAPKISPPPSLALPVPLSAVLASPSPSTSSHPPCFFRSHLHLLRC